In Exiguobacterium sp. 9-2, the genomic window GCTCGCGATTTGAATCGTCAAACAGCGATGATCACAGTTGGTCTTCCAGTTCTCGTCGGCATCGGTGCGTTGTTGTTACCGAAAGAAGCAACGGCCGATTTACCACCACTCATGACGACACTGATGTCGAACGGTCTCGTCCTCGGAACGTTAGTCGCCTTGCTTGCAGAGGCCTTACGCCATATCCGGACGAATGATTAATAAAAAGACGCTTTCTCGATCGAGAAAGCGTCTTTTTTGAATATCTTAACGAATGCCGCGCATGTATTTTTGAAGTTTTGGTGCGAAAGCGAATAAGAGTAATCCGAAGATGACGGCAACGATACCTGTGATACCGAAATATAGAATCTCTGTATCCGCTTTATAGTACTTAACGATTTGCGCGTTGACCGCTTGTCCCGTTGCGTTCGTCAAGAACCATAGACTCATTGTTTGCGCTGAGAAGGCTGCCGGCGCCAATTTTGTCGTTGCCGATAAACCGACTGGTGACAAGAAGAGCTCACCGATGACGACGAGGAAGAAGCTGAGCGTCAGCCAGAGCGGACTAACTGTTGTTTCAACACCGAATAGGATACCTGGTAGTGTCATGACGATGAACGAAAGCCCTGCAAACAGAAGACCGAACGAGAACTTTTGCATCGTCGTCGGTTGACGATCCCCTAGCTTGACCCAGAAGCTTGCAAATACAGGTGCTAATACGATGATGAAGAGCGGATTCAACGATTGGAAGAATGCCGGTTGAATCTCAAATCCTAAGAATGAAAGGTTCGTCCGTTCACTTGCAAAGATCGAGAGGACATATGAACCTTGTTCTTGGATCGCCCAGAAAATCGCTGCTGCGATGAAGAGCGGAATATAAGCAATCAAGCGCGATCGTTCGTCATCTGTAATCTTTGGACTACGAAGCATGACTGTGAAATAGGCGATTGGAATCAAGATTCCGAGAATCGTGACCATCAAGGTAAAGCGAGAAATCGTCAACAATCCTGTCATCGATGCAATGACACCGAGAACCGCAATGACGACGACAACGATCGACGCAATCGTGATGAAGCGTTTTTTCTCGTCCCCTTTTAATGGGTTTAAGACATACGTACCTGCTTGACCAAGGTTTTTCTTTTTCGTCAGGACGAAGACGATAAGTCCTGCGAACATTCCGATGGCGGCGAGTGCGAAACCAGCATGGTACCCACCACGGTCAGCCACTTCACCGACGACGAGTGGTGAAA contains:
- a CDS encoding peptide MFS transporter, whose protein sequence is MAEFDRDQVYKTVPQKGFFGNPKGLFTLFFTEFWERFSYYGMRAILIFYMYDSVANGGLGIDKTTAASIMAVYGSLVYMSGIIGGWVADRLLGTSRTVFYGGILIMLGHIVLALPAGITALFVSMGLIVIGTGFLKPNVSNIVGDLYSKTDNRRDAGFSIFYMGINAGAFLSPLVVGEVADRGGYHAGFALAAIGMFAGLIVFVLTKKKNLGQAGTYVLNPLKGDEKKRFITIASIVVVVIAVLGVIASMTGLLTISRFTLMVTILGILIPIAYFTVMLRSPKITDDERSRLIAYIPLFIAAAIFWAIQEQGSYVLSIFASERTNLSFLGFEIQPAFFQSLNPLFIIVLAPVFASFWVKLGDRQPTTMQKFSFGLLFAGLSFIVMTLPGILFGVETTVSPLWLTLSFFLVVIGELFLSPVGLSATTKLAPAAFSAQTMSLWFLTNATGQAVNAQIVKYYKADTEILYFGITGIVAVIFGLLLFAFAPKLQKYMRGIR